Within Actinobaculum sp. 313, the genomic segment ATGAGGAATCGAGGCTGACAATGCCCACATGGCGTCCGGTGCACGGTGAGGTGATCCGCTTGGATCCGGCGCTCACCTCCGTTGAAGCAATTGAGGAGTACCTGGCGGAAAAGCGGATTATCGCCCGTGGCCACGCGCAGGAAGAGGTGTACAGCATCGAGCTGGCGGCCACCGGGCGACGGCGTCGCGTTGCCGTCTTAAATGAAGAGGGCCTTGTGCTCCCGGGACCGTCGCTTTCCGATCTACTGGAAGATATGGACCACGCCCTGCGTAAGCTGGAAATCCGGGTGGATGGGGTCGTACAGTGGGGCGATATTGATCTCGGTGAGGTTGATGTTGCCGGTGATGATTGCGACGTCGCGAACGGTGTAGACGCTGCTGGTACTGCCGTTACAGGCGAGGAAATCCGCGGGGGAGAATCGGGTGGTCACCCGGAGACGGGCATGCGCTTGGGGGAGGCGGTTGTACAGGCGGATGGGATGACCGTCCGCCAGGAACCTGCAGACGTCCCCCTGGAAGGGACAGGCACGCATCCGAACAATGTAGGCAGCCGCTTGGCGGATGCGAGTGTCCCCTCGGAAGAGGCGGACGACGATCCGCTACCCGATTACGCAGCGGGTCCGATGCTTGTGCTGTCAGACGTTCCGTTCTCGCAAGTGCCAGGGGTGGCGGCGGCCATGGGCAAGCCGGTGGCGGCCTTGCGGCTCCCGCCCGTGAACGCCCTCGTGGCTGACGCCCCGATTCCGAAACGCAGTCATGGCAGCGCGAAATTCACCATCGTGCTTTCAACGGATCCAAGTGGAGTGGACAAGCCCGTTCTCTCGATCCGGCAGGATTCGCTGCGCGTGACGTGGGAGTGGGAGGGCGAATTCCCGCTGGTCGCTTGGGTACGGGATAACGATGTTGCGGCGAATTTCGCTGACGAACAGCTCGGTGTGGGCGCCTTTGTGACGCGCATATGCACAGATTTGTCCGATACCGATCCGCAGGCGTTGCGGGACGCACTGTTGGGGGATCCGGAGCATGCGGGCCGCAATGTTGCTGCTGCCATTGGACTACCTGCAGAAGTGGGGGACTGTCTGGAGGGCCTGCTGGAGGCCCGCTCACTCCCCGGGGCAGTCGTCTTTGAGCCGAAGCCGTTTACTGAACGTTTGCAGTCTACGGTTGCATATGAAGTTTCTGGACAGGGCGTGGCGGCTCCCGGGTTCTGGGCAGTGTACCGCAAATTGTATCTGGAGCATCCGCGGGCAATGGAGGCGGTTGCGACGGCGCAGGCCGGCATCGGGGCCATCCTCGTGGCGTCTGGAACACGGATGTGGCATCGCACCTCAGGCAAGGTTCTTGCCGGTCTGGGAGGTGCATTGGCAGTGAATGCTGGTGCACGGATTTTGGCGACGCAATGGATACAGGCTGCGCTGGAGGCCGAAGGCTTGGCGGTGCGGCGTGAAACTGTTGACGACGGCGAGTAAGCCGACGCGGCTTGCCTTTTGTGGACAGCCGGTCGATGCACCGACCATTCGACGCACCGGGTTGTGAGACGATTACGAGGATGGATGCGATGGCAGAAACAAGCGTCGATGACGCCATTGAGGCTTTCTGGGTACGTGCCCGAAATGCGGCTGGAATATACCCATTGGAGGCAGTGCTAGGGCAGGACGAGCAGATGTCGCTTCGCCCGCCCGTATTCAGCTTTGGGGACTCGGTGGAGATGGCTGACTGGCTGTGTCAGTTAGTTATTGACGGGAAGAAGACGGCGACGTCGAGCTGGCGTGACATGTACTCACACGAAGGCGCCGAGCTGCCCGAAGTTGGTGAACTCTCCATCGTCTGCGATGGAGCGGGAAAGCCGCGTGTACTGCTCCGTTTGACGGCGGTGGAGACGGTGAGTTTTGCGCACGCGGGCCCGGAAATAGCAGCCGCTGAGGGCGAGGGCACCTTCGAAGAGTGGAGGGAGGCGCACGATGCGGTTTTCCGGCATGAATGCGAGGAAGCGGGTATCGAGTTCGACCCGAATGGCGATATCGTCGTCGAGCATTTTGAGGCGCTGTACTCGCTGTGACACGGAAGTGTTCGACAATGAGGATCCCTACCGGGTAGTCGATGGCACGCGTTGTTGATGTTGGGGTGGATGGCGCTCACGAGGTGAGGTGGGATGCTGTTCATCACCTAGCGGCAGGCAGTGCCGGATAGCGGTCGCGGACGTTGCGGCAGGCGGTGCTCGCTATTGGTGTGGTGCACATCATCAGATCGCGGACGCTGAGGCCTATTCGGTAGCGGTTGCGGTACCGCTCGCTCCGACGACCGTGCAGTTTTCGGCCGGGCTGAGTGTGCCCTCCGGATTTGCCGCCGCAACGTTCTCAGGCGTTTCCAAACTCTCGTAGTCGGATCCGAGCACAATATTGAGCGTTGCGTCGGTGATGCCGTTGTTGTATTGGATCATGCTGTCGGGGAAGTACTGTGCGATAGTGTAGGCAGCAGCGATACCCTCCGGACCGGTGATGATGCGCGCCGACTCGCTAAGGCTCTGTCCGTCCCAATTGCCGGTCTCATTGACGACGACGCCGCGACCGGCAAGATCCGTTGCCGCCTGGCTCGCTAGGTTCGCCCGGGAGGTGGAATTGTAGACATTGACAGAAATCGAGTTGAGTTCGACAGCCGCCGTGCCTTCCTCAATACAGGGAGTGACAACTGTATTCGAGGACTTTGCCGGGGTGAACTCCCGGTCGAACGGGAATGGCAGGACGCCGGTCCAGAAGAGGAGGGACAGTAAGAGGAGCACTGCGAGGATCGCTGAGATGGATCCGAAGATAATGGTCTGACGCTGCTGGATCCGGCGGCGGTATGCAGCTCTCGCCGTTGTCTTTCCCTCGTTCACAAGGTCAACCGTAGCGGAGGAGAGCGCTTCGCGCATGCTTTGGAGCGTACTGTGCCCGACGAGATGGGAGGAAGCGGGGTGGCAGTGGCACGATTCGTTCGCGTTGGGCAGACCAGTCGTTTGCGTTCGTCAGACCAGTTGTTCGCGTGGTCAGAGCAGTGGGGTGCAGAGGCGATGGCAGGCGAAAAGGAACGCGCGATCATGCACGGGTCGTCGGCCGTGTATGGGCGGCGTGTTGGCAGAATGTGGGATCCTCGGCCGGGCAGAGGTGTGAGAATGGCGGCATTTGGCGCAACTAATGGTACAAGTGGCTCGGCATGAATAGCGCGTGAGAGTTCCCTGCCGTAAGCTTGGCACCGACGGTTCCCTCACCGGCTTCACCACGGACCGGAGCGAACTGTGCACAAGGAGACGCAGTCTTCCTCGGAAAGGCATTTTATGGGAAAGCGTATTGCAGCAATTCTTGCGGGAGCGGTCCTGCTTCTCGCACCGCTCGCAGCGGCGCAGAATGGCACGCCGCATAAGGGCGATGTGGCCTATGCAGTCGGAGTCGGAGCTGCGCGAGGCGGCGCAATCGTCCTGGGGATCTTGCTCATTGTCTACGGAATTCGGAAGAAGCCCGAGAAGGATAGTTCCGCCCAGCCACAAATGCCGCAACAGTACACGCAGACGCCGGGCCAAGCGCCGGGAGACGGCCAGCAGTATGTGCCCAACGGCGTACAACAAGCCGGTTGGAGTTCTGCTGGTGAGGCGCAGCAACCGGGCGTGCCGCCGCAGGGTTCATACCCGGAAGCCAGCCCTTATCAGCAACCGGACCCTTATCAACAGCCTGGTTCTTACCCGCAGTCCGGTTCTTACCAACAGCCCGACTCGTCTCAGTAACCGGGCTCATATTAGTCATCCGGTTCATACCGACAGCTTGGTTTCGGCCGGTCGCTTGAAAGGCATCGGTGATCGCGGGCCCGTCGTGTTATCCGCGCACGTGCATCACGCTGTAAAACGTTGGTACCCCGCCGAAGAATCGGCCGGGTACCAATCTTTTGGCGGAGGATGGGGGATTCGAACCCCCGAGGGCTTGCACCCAACACGCTTTCCAAGCGTGCGCCATAGGCCACTAGGCGAATCCTCCTGGCGCGTCAACACGCCCTATAAGGTTAGCGGATGCGACGGCCGGGCGCGAGTTCAGCCGGTGAGATAACTGTCTCGCTTCCTACGCTTCACGTCTCTGCGGGCCTGGATCCTTGTTTGATGGTCTGTTAGCGGGAAACGGGCTCGTTCGGCGGGCGACGCCCCATTCTGGGGTCAACCGCGGCCCGTGCCATTCTCGCGGCTTGCAGGGATGCCGGGGCGTGCACGCTCCTCAGTTGGCGAGGCCCTCAATGACTTCCGCGCGTGGAAGCTTGGTGAGCAGTTCGCCCGGCACGGCCAACTTCGAGGTACGCAGGCCTGAACCGATGACGCAGAATCCTTCCGCGACACGTGTGTCGATGAGTAGTCGCCAATTCTCGGGAATACCAACCGGCGTGATTCCTCCGTACTCCATCCCCGATGCGGCGACAGCGCGCTCCTGCGGCCAGAATGAGCACTTGCGCACGTTGAGCGTCTTCTTGATGACGTGATTGACGTCGGCATTCGTCGTCGCGCGGATAACAGATGCCGCAACCCTTTCCTCGCCCTCCCTCTTGCCTGCCACGAGGATGCAGTTGCACGAGAGGTAGATGCCCATCTCGTAGTGCTCCGTCATGGCTTCGGTATCGGCGTATGCCGGATCAATGCCACACACGAGGGCCCGCGCGGCAAGCTCCGGCTCCTGCGCTGCCACTTCCCGTAGCCCATCAGCAACCGGCGTAGCTAGAAGATGAAGATTGTCCAGTGCGCTCACCCAGTGAGCGGTTCCCATCCCGTTGATCTCGTCCACAATGCTCATGCCGCCCACCATAGAACGTGGAATGAACGGATGGAAGGATGCGTCCGACTTGTGGCACCTTTGTCACCCGGCATCCTCAGCGTTATT encodes:
- a CDS encoding ASCH domain-containing protein → MAETSVDDAIEAFWVRARNAAGIYPLEAVLGQDEQMSLRPPVFSFGDSVEMADWLCQLVIDGKKTATSSWRDMYSHEGAELPEVGELSIVCDGAGKPRVLLRLTAVETVSFAHAGPEIAAAEGEGTFEEWREAHDAVFRHECEEAGIEFDPNGDIVVEHFEALYSL
- a CDS encoding LytR C-terminal domain-containing protein, which gives rise to MREALSSATVDLVNEGKTTARAAYRRRIQQRQTIIFGSISAILAVLLLLSLLFWTGVLPFPFDREFTPAKSSNTVVTPCIEEGTAAVELNSISVNVYNSTSRANLASQAATDLAGRGVVVNETGNWDGQSLSESARIITGPEGIAAAYTIAQYFPDSMIQYNNGITDATLNIVLGSDYESLETPENVAAANPEGTLSPAENCTVVGASGTATATE
- a CDS encoding YbaK/EbsC family protein, whose protein sequence is MSIVDEINGMGTAHWVSALDNLHLLATPVADGLREVAAQEPELAARALVCGIDPAYADTEAMTEHYEMGIYLSCNCILVAGKREGEERVAASVIRATTNADVNHVIKKTLNVRKCSFWPQERAVAASGMEYGGITPVGIPENWRLLIDTRVAEGFCVIGSGLRTSKLAVPGELLTKLPRAEVIEGLAN